Proteins encoded by one window of Candidatus Sumerlaea chitinivorans:
- a CDS encoding Phosphate regulon transcriptional regulatory protein PhoB (SphR), whose protein sequence is MGINRSILVVEDEPAISQLVAFHLEEHGYEPIVVAEGLRALALLEKSLPALMILDLMLPDIDGIEILRRVRSDPKKAKLPVIILTAKGDEPDRVRGLEIGADDYVPKPFSPRELMLRLEKILSVREGVEKSKLPERFGCLEVDEDRFRVTVEGKTIEISATEMRLLTELLRNRGKVLSRQILLQNAWGFMPNVTPRTIDTHIKRLRQKLGAAAAYIETIRGVGYRWVETPPEESAESQAGKAQRTVRRGGKQ, encoded by the coding sequence ATGGGCATTAACCGAAGTATCCTCGTTGTCGAAGACGAACCCGCAATCAGTCAGCTTGTGGCCTTCCACCTTGAGGAGCACGGCTACGAGCCCATCGTAGTGGCGGAAGGGCTCCGGGCTTTAGCGCTACTCGAGAAATCGCTTCCAGCGCTCATGATTTTGGACCTCATGCTCCCCGATATTGATGGGATAGAGATTTTGCGCCGAGTGCGATCGGATCCGAAGAAAGCGAAGCTCCCCGTCATCATCCTCACGGCAAAGGGTGATGAGCCTGATCGAGTACGAGGATTAGAAATTGGGGCGGATGACTACGTGCCGAAGCCGTTTTCTCCGCGCGAACTTATGTTGAGACTGGAGAAGATACTCTCGGTGCGTGAGGGGGTCGAAAAATCAAAATTACCGGAGCGGTTTGGCTGCTTAGAGGTTGATGAGGATCGGTTCCGCGTCACCGTGGAAGGAAAAACCATCGAGATCTCGGCCACTGAAATGCGTTTGCTCACAGAGCTGCTGCGAAATCGTGGCAAGGTGTTGAGCCGGCAAATCCTCCTTCAAAATGCGTGGGGGTTCATGCCGAACGTCACTCCACGCACAATCGATACCCACATCAAACGACTGCGGCAAAAACTGGGCGCGGCGGCGGCTTACATTGAGACTATACGTGGTGTGGGATATCGCTGGGTAGAGACGCCCCCTGAGGAGAGCGCCGAGTCCCAAGCTGGCAAAGCTCAACGCACAGTGCGCCGAGGAGGGAAACAGTGA